The following proteins are co-located in the Bacteroidales bacterium genome:
- a CDS encoding MFS transporter, translating into MPETTKIGNYRWTVCALVFFATTINYLDRQVIGILKPLLESDLNIGEVQYANIVTVFQLFYGISMLLAGRLIDKFGTKLGYLFSVLLWSIAAMGHALARGVFGFGFWRALLGISESGNFPAAIKTIAEWFPKKERALATGIFNSGTNVGAIIAPIAVPAIVIAWGWQAAFIITGAIGFLWIILWWIFYELPEKKRKLAASELAYIKSDTDEQNESEKPIPWIQLLKFRQTWIFFIGKALTDPIWWFYLFWIPGWLSTVRGAGLDIKSFGLPLVVIYTSTTVGSIGGGWLSSFMIRKGVSSYNARKYTMLIFALLVTPVFFAQSAGVSTWMAVGLISLAASSHQAWSANIFTTVSDAFPKRAVSSVTGIGGMAGAIGGAFVSVFAGQILNFFKKAGHIETGYTVMFTIAACAYILAWLIMFVFAAPKNKKVVIE; encoded by the coding sequence ATGCCCGAAACTACAAAAATTGGCAACTACAGGTGGACAGTCTGTGCATTGGTATTCTTTGCCACGACAATTAACTACCTCGATCGTCAGGTAATAGGTATACTTAAACCTTTACTTGAAAGCGACCTTAACATTGGCGAAGTTCAGTATGCAAATATTGTAACTGTTTTTCAGCTTTTCTATGGTATTTCGATGCTTCTGGCTGGCAGACTCATTGATAAATTCGGAACAAAGCTCGGATATTTGTTCTCTGTTCTTTTATGGAGTATTGCAGCTATGGGCCATGCACTTGCAAGAGGGGTATTCGGATTTGGATTCTGGAGGGCATTGTTGGGTATAAGCGAATCAGGCAACTTTCCTGCTGCAATAAAAACAATTGCTGAATGGTTCCCTAAAAAAGAGAGGGCACTTGCCACAGGTATTTTCAATTCCGGGACAAATGTCGGTGCCATTATAGCACCAATAGCAGTACCTGCAATTGTTATCGCCTGGGGCTGGCAGGCAGCCTTCATAATTACAGGTGCAATTGGTTTCCTCTGGATAATTCTCTGGTGGATATTTTATGAATTACCTGAAAAGAAAAGGAAACTTGCTGCAAGTGAACTTGCATATATCAAAAGTGATACAGATGAACAAAACGAAAGTGAGAAGCCAATTCCATGGATTCAATTACTTAAATTCCGTCAGACATGGATATTCTTTATCGGGAAAGCATTGACCGACCCGATCTGGTGGTTTTACCTCTTCTGGATACCCGGATGGCTTTCAACTGTAAGAGGTGCCGGACTTGATATCAAATCATTTGGACTGCCTCTGGTTGTAATTTATACCTCAACTACTGTTGGAAGTATTGGTGGTGGGTGGCTCTCTTCGTTTATGATAAGAAAAGGTGTATCTTCCTATAATGCAAGAAAATACACTATGTTGATTTTTGCCCTTCTTGTTACTCCTGTATTCTTTGCTCAATCAGCGGGAGTAAGTACCTGGATGGCAGTAGGTCTTATAAGTCTGGCTGCTTCATCTCACCAGGCCTGGTCTGCAAATATCTTCACCACTGTTTCTGATGCATTTCCAAAGAGAGCAGTGAGTTCTGTAACTGGTATTGGCGGCATGGCTGGCGCAATCGGAGGTGCCTTTGTTTCTGTATTTGCAGGACAGATTCTTAACTTTTTTAAGAAAGCCGGCCATATTGAAACAGGTTACACTGTGATGTTCACTATTGCAGCAT